AACTATGAGCAGATTTTTATATACTGTATATAAGTAGACTTCATTTTTATTTAGCTAGGTTTTTGGCAAGACATAGTCATAGCCATGAGACTTAGTGGTTATCTTGGGGGTTTTCATCTGTCCACTCTTGTTCATTAGGTGATTGGATTTTATCCAGTGTTTACTTTTTCTCTTATCTTTGGTTAATAATTTGAAATATCTGATTATATGTTTCAGGCCCAGCACAGAGATGCTTTCATTGAAGAACGTTATGGAAAATACAATATAAGTGACCCGCTGATGGCACTTCAAAGGGATTTTGAGGCAATGACAGAGGAGAATCATAGTGATAAGCAACCTGTTTGTGCCAATCCTTTATCTGTCCTAAAGGTGGTGATGAAACATTGCAAGAATATGCAGGAGAAAATGTTGTCCCAATTAGCTGCGGCAGAAAGCAGGCACAGAAAGGTAGGTCTCATGCTTTCCTCATTTTAGTCCAAAACAATGATTGCTTTCATGGTATAGGGGTtaaagagtgacagactctaatctggagaaccaggtttgattcctcattcctctacatgcagccaacttggtgatcttggactagtcacagttctctcagagctctttcagccccacttacctcacagggtgtctgttgtgggtagaggaagggaaagtgtctgtaagccactttgggacacctttTAGTAGTGAAAAGctaggtataaaaaaacagctcttatttgTCTCTCCTGTTTAGCATTTCTACAGCAGAGCAGATTCACATTATCTTGCTGGGTCTTTATGCCAGCAAGGTGACAACTGTCAGTGTTTTAAATCCATGGTTATACAAATTCACTCAGTCCCAATTGCATTACTGTGGAGTGCAGTTGTTTACTTAATGCTTCTAATAAACTCATTTCTCTTAGCAAAGCTCAAGAGTGTGTTTTATTAACTGATGGAATTGTTGAGAAGTAGGAGATGCAGCTTCTGATCAAAAATCTGAGTATTTGGCATCTGATTTCTTGCTATGGTTCAGTGAATAACAGTGGCCTTAGACTTTTAAATTAGATACACAGATTCTGGTCATGCATGTGAAtgtgtgaaaaaatgttttaatggttaGGCATGAATGAAACCACACTTTAATGTGTATATGGCTCTGTTTACAGAATTGCCAGGCATGAAGAATACATGTGCTGACATACTTTCCACTCCTGTAGTATGCACATCTTTGAATTCTGGTATCCCATTTTGGCAAAGGACACTTATCTCCAATTCACAGAGATTTTTTTTAGTATTCCTGTTACATTTAAAATAGAGCAGCTGACAATTCTGAAAGGAAACAAGTGTTTCCTTTTGGCCTTCAGGCTGGAATCTCTGCTGTCTAATTTGGTTGTTTTTTACTTCAGTCATTTCCCATGCATGCATCATTTCAAAAGAGACTGACTACactcttgtttttttcccttcctctacaaATTATGTCAAGAGTTGCAAGCTAATAAATTCTTTGGGTATGTTATCACTTGAGTGATTCCATAATAAAAGTTTGTACAGTTTAATTTTACTTAAAGCCATGTTGTGTGCTTCAATGCAGTCATAGAAAACATAGTGAATACTTATGTCAGATTACTGTGGGCATAATTTCCAGAACTGCAAGGTAGAATTTACTGGGAGTTTCTTCGGTCCATATATCTTTGATATTACCTCCTCTGGTGAAAAATTGGGACAGAAGACTGAGCAGTTAGTGCAGAAACACTATAGTGGAGAATATTCAGATGAATTATTTTTCACTAGTATTTTTTTCAAAGTAATGGGTGACAAATTTTGGCCTTATTCTACTTCTGTTCTTCCTCAGTTGACTTTGAAGCAAGCTTGTTTTGAAATCAATAGTTAATGAGGGCATTAGTCTTGTATTACCTGTAACACAGCAGGAGTACTGTTGCATATTCTTCATTGTTAAACAAGTCTTTGTACGATATCTTTCGTATCAGTTCCTAAGTACGCTAGCTTAGAAGAAAGTCCTTTTGACTTCAGTGGAGCctgctttcatgtacatgcccTCTGGGATTTCAGTTGACTTAACTCTTAGTCAGTTTTGCCCCCTTCTACTGCAACCCTCCCGTCCCCCAAAGGGTGGGTCTTAGTGAGATCTGTCACCTGGTGAATAAATCATACATCAATTATGATTTATAAATTTAAGTATTTGAGTTGGATACTACAAAATACAGACCTCAACTTTTGCAGAACAACATAACAATACCTGTGCAGAAAAATTCAACGGTTTTGCGCATTTAGTTTGTAGGACAGATTTGAAGAACTGTGATGTAAACTATCAGCGTCCTGAAGAATTTGATTTATGGAAGTATGTGAACAGAGAATACAGTTACAGAGTTGTACCACAAGCTGTATAGACACAATGCCCTGCTAATTTTTCTATTCATCTCTGGTTCTTATTCTTTCGCAAGGCAGAGTATTACAGAGAGTGGCTGTAATGGGGTGTGGAAAAATGAAAATTGTTTAGTCATCAACAGAATCCTTAAGTAATTTAGAATGTACATGTTTACATGGTGTTCTGTTTAAAAGTTCTTTGAGTATAAAAGCACCTGGCCCGACTTGGCCTGCCCATCTAGATGCACCTGTAATTCTCACTATGCATAAGTGATATGTGTGTTTTTCTGGTTGGAAGGTAATTTTGGATCTCGAAGAAGAGAGACAACGACACGCCCAAGACACTGCTGAAGGGGATGATGTCACCTACATGCTGGAAAAAGAGCGAGAACGACTCACACAGCAGGTATACTTCATTTGTCATGAGAGTTCAGTCTACTTATAAGCAGCCAACTAGACTATTAAGTAGTAGTGCTTTTAGATTTACAGAAATACAGCTCTTTAATCACTATACCGAAATGGTGTAAACCAAGCCCTGCTTCCTTTGACAACTGGTCTTCCTTCCTTGGAATGCTGCATGGGTTATAATGTATCCTGAAATAATGAGAAGCAACATGTATCCCAACATATACATACTGCAAGGAAGGAAGACCAGTTGCAGCTCTGCACACATCATATGGATAGAAGTATATGTAGTGCCATAAATAGGCATTGTGCTTTACAAGGTCTTTTGACGACTTCAGTGTCGGAGGAAGAGTGcaggcactcgaaagcttatgctttgaataaatctttgttggtcttaaaggtgctattggactctatttttgttgtgctaaatatttatatttaggtTTGATTTCAGAATGGAAGGAATTCATTGGTCATGGACAGAAGGATATTGCTAATTCATTATTGAGTACATATAGTAATGCCAGCTGTGAAGTATGAAATGGCCCATAGCTTCACATTTGTCTGGCCTTGCATTGTCCTGAGAATGTAGGCTGTTTATGATCTCAGGGGGAACGGTCTTATAGGATCCAAGCCTCAATTGTTTCTGTTATTGATTCTTAGATCCATTCTTCTCGTTGTTCTGATGTTGATGTCCTGCTGCTggctttttttcggggggggggtagcttgaAGCTACTTTACTATTTTAATTGCCCCTGTCTTCTCTTCTAGCTGGAATTTGAAAAGTCCCAGGTGAAGAAGTTTGAGAGAGAGCAAAAGAAACTATCTAGTCAGCTGGAGGAGGAACATGCACACCACAAGCAACTTTCTTCCATGCTTGTGTTGGAGTGCAAAAAAGCCACGGCCAaagctgcagaggaaggaaagcaggttgAGGAACTGAGCTTGAagctggagaaagaaagaaacaaagtgagccaaatggaggaggagctggcagcTAAGAAGAAGAGGGGTTTGCAAATGGAGGCACAAGTAGAGAAGCAGCTATCTGAGtttgacattgaaagagaacagttGAGAGCAAAGCTGAACCGGGAAGAGAACCGCACAAAGGCTCTGAAGGAAGAAGTAGAGAATTTGAAGAAAACCCTAAAGGAGCTAGAGGCAACTCACAAAGAAAGTAGCAAGCAAGCAGAGAGCTTTCCATCCCATATCTCAGTGGTGTCTACAGCAACAGCCACAGAATGTTCTTCAGTTAGGTCAGTAGCTTGCCAGACAGAAAGTTCACTGGCAGAGAATGTCACCCAGGCAAATACAGGCAAATTGGTGCCCTTGTTAACTCCCCCCTCTGCCACAGCTGCCTACTCTTATGCCAAGATAAATGGGCATTGTGATGCTATGCAGACAAGTGGGGAACCAGCGGAGCTCAGCATGGAGAACCTGCAGAGGGCAAAGCCTGCAGGGTCGGCTGTTGAGAATGCTGTAGAAAACAGCACCTCTCCTATAAGAACAGAATCGCTTGCCTCCAGTGTT
The nucleotide sequence above comes from Paroedura picta isolate Pp20150507F chromosome 4, Ppicta_v3.0, whole genome shotgun sequence. Encoded proteins:
- the CTTNBP2NL gene encoding CTTNBP2 N-terminal-like protein; amino-acid sequence: MNLEKLSKPELLTLFSILEGELEARDLVIEALKAQHRDAFIEERYGKYNISDPLMALQRDFEAMTEENHSDKQPVCANPLSVLKVVMKHCKNMQEKMLSQLAAAESRHRKVILDLEEERQRHAQDTAEGDDVTYMLEKERERLTQQLEFEKSQVKKFEREQKKLSSQLEEEHAHHKQLSSMLVLECKKATAKAAEEGKQVEELSLKLEKERNKVSQMEEELAAKKKRGLQMEAQVEKQLSEFDIEREQLRAKLNREENRTKALKEEVENLKKTLKELEATHKESSKQAESFPSHISVVSTATATECSSVRSVACQTESSLAENVTQANTGKLVPLLTPPSATAAYSYAKINGHCDAMQTSGEPAELSMENLQRAKPAGSAVENAVENSTSPIRTESLASSVPSLPSSGISLSPSNTGSSSLTSSPCSSPVLTKRLIGASASSPGYQSSYQVGINQRFHAARHKFQSQADQDHQSSGLQSPPSRDLSPTLVDNSAAKQLARNTVTQVLSRFTSQQGPIKPVSPNSSPFGTDYRNLASAMSPKNESSPGKVSSPLSPLSPGIKSPTIPRAERGNPPPIPPKKPGLAPSPATPTPPTKTPQASSLGSPVDLASSCSSNAVVANGKEIEILLPTSS